The Camelus ferus isolate YT-003-E chromosome 32, BCGSAC_Cfer_1.0, whole genome shotgun sequence genome window below encodes:
- the LOC106730681 gene encoding dual specificity tyrosine-phosphorylation-regulated kinase 1A-like, with product MLDYDPKARIQPYYALQHSFFKKTADEDTNTSNSVSTSPTVEQSQSSGTTSSTSSSSGGLSGTSSSGRARSDPTQQQRHSGGRFTAAVQAMDCETHSPQVRQQFPVPLGWSGTEAPTQVTVETHPVQGTAFHVAPQQNALHHHHGNSSQHHHGQRALGNRTRPRVYSSPTNSSSTQDSMEVGHCHHSMTSLSSSTTSSSTSSSSTGNQGSQA from the exons ATGCTTGATTATGACCCCAAAGCTCGAATTCAACCTTACTATGCCCTGCAGCACAGTTTTTTCAAGAAGACAGCTGATGAAGATACAAACACGAGTAATAGCGTGTCCACAAGCCCCACCGTGGAGCAGTCGCAGTCTTCGGGCACCACCTCTAGTACGTCTTCAAGCTCAG GTGGATTGTCGGGGACGAGCAGCAGTGGGAGAGCCAGGTCGGACCCGACGCAGCAGCAGCGGCACAGCGGCGGGCGCTTCACCGCCGCCGTCCAGGCCATGGACTGCGAGACGCACAGCCCGCAG GTGCGCCAGCAATTTCCTGTTCCCCTTGGTTGGTCAGGCACTGAAGCTCCCACACAAGTCACTGTTGAAACTCATCCCGTTCAAGGAACAGCCTTCCATGTAGCCCCTCAACAGAATGCATTGCATCATCACCATGGAAACAGTTCCCAGCACCACCATGGACAACGAGCCTTGGGTAACCGGACCAGGCCAAGGGTCTACAGTTCTCCAACAAATAGCTCCTCTACCCAGGATTCTATGGAGGTTGGCCATTGTCACCACTCCATGACATCCCTGTCCTCCTCAACTACTTCTTCCTCCACATCTTCCTCCTCTACTGGCAATCAAGGCAGTCAGGCCTAG